A single genomic interval of Methanocorpusculum sp. harbors:
- a CDS encoding 4Fe-4S dicluster domain-containing protein, with amino-acid sequence MQVAYIKKEKCNTAMCNRCVKFCPASRKDQPVIFIGRNKKATVVEELCNGCGKCVKICPEKAIEMVTRPDRKPLDVEIDEKIDEIEEKTEEVTKQTAPTKRKETPEEKVANKKARHAERVIRTAIACGLGMVAGLVSYYLAGTPNPINTSMIEAGLAGVQANPIVGILVLLVAIVLQKSLFMVIKIDTSKLGKKDWFYQAFLTFATWYLSWTLMLSTSLLSA; translated from the coding sequence ATGCAGGTAGCCTATATTAAAAAAGAAAAATGCAACACGGCGATGTGCAACCGCTGCGTGAAATTTTGCCCGGCGTCACGCAAAGATCAGCCGGTTATTTTCATTGGACGGAATAAGAAAGCCACGGTCGTTGAGGAGTTATGCAACGGATGCGGGAAATGTGTGAAGATCTGTCCTGAGAAGGCTATCGAGATGGTCACAAGACCTGACAGAAAACCTCTCGATGTCGAGATCGACGAAAAGATCGACGAGATCGAGGAAAAGACCGAAGAAGTCACCAAACAGACCGCTCCGACAAAACGAAAAGAGACTCCAGAAGAGAAGGTTGCTAATAAGAAGGCCCGACACGCCGAGCGCGTTATCCGAACCGCGATTGCCTGCGGTCTTGGTATGGTCGCAGGTCTTGTCTCCTACTATCTGGCAGGCACGCCAAACCCGATCAACACATCGATGATCGAGGCAGGACTAGCCGGTGTACAGGCAAATCCGATCGTTGGTATCCTGGTATTACTTGTTGCCATCGTTCTTCAGAAGTCCCTCTTCATGGTTATCAAGATCGACACGTCCAAACTCGGTAAGAAGGACTGGTTCTATCAGGCATTCCTGACCTTTGCCACCTGGTATCTCTCCTGGACACTCATGCTTTCGACCTCCCTCCTCTCCGCATAA
- the rqcH gene encoding ribosome rescue protein RqcH codes for MATISGMSGADVKAMTAELAALLPLWIGKIYQYDNTSFGFRLNGEEKARHLLYVVRGVRAHLVSELPPAPKNPSGFSMYLRKYIEGGKVLAIEQKAIERVLIITIGKGPSEYKLIIELFDEGNLILTDEKYTIINALAQRRFRDREIVGGAEYSMDAVCPEKLTFEEFKEKITADEGEIVRALATKMQLGGIPSEDICQIAGVSKSMPCQFSTDIQFRPVYEAMRAWIARLTEGRDPVIDAKGAFPFPSLAREPKEHFTTFSKALEAFYPKFVAEKVIEQKIKLSKEERIRKQQETAIITFDKKIAEATEISEIIYSHYGEVQETIDVFSAASQKLSWQEIAAVIKQSDSPAAKRIISVNPKDASVMIDLQEKHKVTIFVHDSLEANVGRYFAVVKKFRAKKAGAIRAMEAGIVHPEKRKAAGPGRLKPKWYHRFRWMETSDGVLVIGGRNADQNEELVKKYMEGKDTFLHADVFGASAVIVKGATERMDQATQFAASYSRAWSGGGASADVIAANPSQVSKTPESGEYVAHGSFVIRGERKIYKDVPLEISIGIRTEPVLVVIGGTPSAIEPLTSHAVRLVPGTFEGNDVAKKVLRKLKEAIPENEQKSLKAILNTEGVAAFVPPGGSDLKYASGGGEDQE; via the coding sequence ATGGCGACAATATCTGGGATGAGCGGGGCAGATGTAAAAGCAATGACAGCGGAGCTTGCCGCGCTTTTACCTCTGTGGATCGGGAAAATATATCAGTATGACAATACCTCGTTTGGTTTCCGCTTAAACGGGGAGGAGAAGGCACGTCATCTTCTCTATGTGGTACGAGGCGTTCGGGCGCATCTCGTATCCGAACTACCTCCGGCACCGAAAAATCCGTCCGGGTTTTCGATGTACCTCCGAAAATACATCGAGGGGGGAAAGGTCCTCGCAATCGAGCAGAAGGCGATTGAGAGGGTCCTCATCATCACGATCGGCAAAGGACCGTCCGAATACAAACTGATCATCGAACTTTTCGATGAAGGAAACCTCATCTTAACGGACGAGAAGTATACGATCATCAATGCCCTTGCCCAGAGAAGGTTCCGGGACAGGGAGATCGTCGGCGGCGCAGAATACTCGATGGATGCAGTCTGCCCGGAAAAGCTGACATTCGAGGAGTTCAAAGAAAAGATCACCGCAGATGAAGGCGAGATCGTGCGTGCCCTTGCAACAAAGATGCAGCTCGGCGGTATCCCATCCGAAGACATCTGTCAGATCGCCGGGGTGTCGAAATCGATGCCCTGTCAGTTCTCGACCGATATTCAGTTCCGTCCGGTCTATGAGGCAATGCGTGCATGGATCGCCCGGCTGACCGAAGGGCGCGATCCGGTCATCGATGCAAAAGGCGCATTCCCGTTCCCCTCACTCGCACGGGAACCCAAAGAGCATTTTACCACATTCTCCAAAGCGCTCGAAGCGTTTTATCCAAAATTTGTAGCCGAGAAGGTCATTGAACAGAAGATAAAACTCTCCAAAGAGGAGAGGATCAGAAAACAACAGGAAACTGCGATCATCACCTTCGACAAAAAGATTGCCGAGGCAACCGAGATATCGGAGATCATCTACTCGCATTACGGCGAGGTCCAGGAGACGATCGATGTATTCTCTGCCGCAAGTCAGAAGCTTTCCTGGCAGGAGATAGCCGCGGTCATCAAACAAAGTGATTCCCCCGCTGCAAAACGGATCATCTCGGTCAACCCGAAGGACGCATCCGTGATGATCGATCTGCAGGAGAAGCACAAAGTCACTATCTTCGTACATGATAGTCTCGAGGCAAATGTCGGCAGGTACTTTGCGGTCGTGAAGAAGTTCCGTGCAAAGAAAGCCGGAGCGATCCGGGCAATGGAAGCGGGGATCGTTCACCCGGAGAAGAGAAAGGCGGCAGGACCCGGAAGACTGAAGCCGAAATGGTATCACCGATTCCGGTGGATGGAGACATCCGACGGCGTCCTTGTGATCGGCGGCCGCAATGCGGACCAGAACGAGGAGCTCGTCAAGAAGTATATGGAAGGGAAAGACACCTTCCTCCACGCGGATGTGTTCGGGGCGTCAGCGGTCATCGTCAAAGGAGCGACCGAACGCATGGATCAGGCAACACAGTTTGCCGCGTCCTACTCGCGTGCGTGGTCCGGCGGCGGAGCGTCCGCCGACGTGATCGCGGCAAATCCAAGTCAGGTGAGCAAGACGCCGGAATCCGGAGAGTATGTTGCTCACGGATCCTTCGTCATCAGAGGCGAGAGAAAGATCTACAAAGATGTCCCGCTCGAGATCTCGATCGGCATCCGGACCGAACCGGTCTTAGTGGTGATCGGCGGAACGCCTTCCGCGATCGAACCCCTGACATCACACGCGGTGCGTCTGGTCCCGGGGACATTTGAAGGAAACGATGTTGCGAAAAAGGTCCTTCGAAAACTCAAAGAGGCGATCCCGGAGAATGAACAGAAATCACTCAAGGC